A window of the Bufo gargarizans isolate SCDJY-AF-19 chromosome 1, ASM1485885v1, whole genome shotgun sequence genome harbors these coding sequences:
- the MACIR gene encoding macrophage immunometabolism regulator, with the protein MEVDIKGDKRTSVSSIPLSSTIERNSPLKVEPEKPRCSSTPCSPIRRTVSGYQILHMDSNYLVGFTTGEELLKLAHKCAATEENTTEATPSFRSKQHDSGLSRSSRIYKAKGRHYQPYEIPAINGRRRRRMPSSGDKCNNKVIPYESYKAVHGPLPLCLLKGKRIHSKSLDYLNLDKMNIKESPDTEVLQYQLQHLTLRGDRVFARNNT; encoded by the coding sequence ATGGAAGTGGATATTAAAGGAGATAAGAGGACTAGCGTTTCTTCTATACCACTTTCTAGCACAATAGAACGGAATTCTCCATTAAAAGTAGAACCGGAAAAACCTCGTTGCTCTAGTACCCCATGCTCCCCAATTCGTAGGACCGTGTCAGGTTATCAGATACTACACATGGATTCCAATTACTTAGTTGGCTTTACCACAGGAGAAGAGCTTCTGAAGCTGGCACACAAATGTGCCGCAACAGAAGAGAATACTACTGAGGCCACGCCATCTTTTCGCTCCAAGCAGCACGATTCTGGACTTTCCCGCTCATCTCGAATATACAAGGCTAAAGGGCGTCACTATCAGCCATATGAAATTCCTGCCATAAACGGAAGGAGACGAAGGCGAATGCCAAGCTCAGGGGATAAGTGCAATAATAAAGTTATTCCATACGAGTCTTACAAGGCGGTTCATGGTCCTTTACCACTTTGTCTTCTTAAGGGTAAAAGGATACATTCAAAGTCTTTGGACTACCTCAACCTAGATAAGATGAACATCAAGGAGTCCCCGGACACAGAAGTGTTGCAGTACCAACTCCAGCATCTCACTCTGAGGGGCGATCGTGTCTTTGCAAGAAATAACACCTGA